The following proteins are co-located in the Massilia litorea genome:
- a CDS encoding DUF3606 domain-containing protein: MSDNLQKSGQQDRSRINVHEEWEVRHWTEALGVTREELEKAVSEVGVSAEAVRQHLKRK; this comes from the coding sequence ATGTCCGATAATCTGCAAAAATCCGGTCAGCAGGACCGCAGCCGCATCAACGTTCACGAAGAGTGGGAAGTGCGCCACTGGACCGAGGCCCTGGGCGTGACGCGTGAAGAGCTGGAAAAGGCGGTATCCGAGGTCGGCGTGTCGGCCGAAGCGGTACGCCAGCACCTGAAGCGCAAATAA
- a CDS encoding thioredoxin family protein, with protein MSYETSQPERSAVDALPGLVALDFGTNWCGYCRAGEPLIAGALKDYPDARHIQVEDGPGRPLGRSFKIKLWPTVVVLKDGVEVARVTRPDSADEVREALSKAGST; from the coding sequence ATGTCTTATGAAACCTCCCAGCCCGAGCGCAGCGCGGTGGACGCGCTGCCCGGTCTTGTCGCACTCGACTTCGGCACCAACTGGTGCGGCTATTGCCGCGCCGGCGAACCGCTCATCGCGGGCGCGCTGAAGGACTATCCGGACGCCCGCCACATCCAGGTCGAGGACGGCCCCGGCCGCCCGTTGGGGCGCTCTTTCAAGATCAAGCTGTGGCCGACGGTCGTGGTCCTCAAGGACGGCGTCGAGGTCGCACGCGTGACCCGTCCCGACAGCGCCGACGAGGTGCGTGAAGCGCTGTCGAAGGCGGGGAGCACATGA
- a CDS encoding MFS transporter, protein MSQPSNKARTVLFASLIGTTIEFFDFYIYATAAVLVFPKLFFPAADPAAAVLQSFATFAIAFFARPVGSALFGHFGDRIGRKATLVAALLTMGLSTIVIGLLPTYATIGTLAPLLLALCRFGQGLGLGGEWGGAVLLATENAPPGKRAWYGMFPQLGAPIGFLLSGGIFLILTQTMGDEQFFAWGWRIPFLSSAILVIVGLYVRLKIHETPDFQAVLDKGERVKVPFVTVFKEHGRALLLGTLMATSTFVLFYLLTVFALSWGTTGLHYSRTQFLLLQLGAVCFFGFLIPPSAIIADRFGRRAAMIGVTVAIMVFGLTFGALFVADDLVKAGLFLVIGLSLMGLTYGPLGTLLAELFPPAVRYTGSSLTFNLAGILGASLAPYVATALAKNYGIEYVGYYLTGAAVLSLIALLLVKSPARQPEVARV, encoded by the coding sequence ATGAGTCAGCCATCCAATAAAGCGCGTACCGTCCTCTTCGCCAGCTTGATCGGCACCACGATCGAATTTTTCGACTTCTACATCTACGCCACCGCCGCGGTGCTGGTGTTCCCGAAACTGTTCTTCCCGGCGGCCGACCCGGCCGCCGCCGTGCTGCAATCCTTCGCCACCTTCGCCATCGCCTTCTTCGCGCGTCCGGTCGGCTCGGCCCTGTTCGGCCACTTCGGCGACCGCATCGGGCGCAAGGCCACCCTCGTTGCGGCGCTGCTGACCATGGGCCTGTCGACCATCGTGATCGGCTTGCTGCCGACCTATGCCACGATCGGCACGCTGGCGCCGCTGCTGCTCGCACTGTGCCGCTTCGGCCAGGGCCTGGGCCTGGGCGGCGAATGGGGCGGGGCGGTGCTGCTCGCCACCGAAAACGCGCCGCCGGGCAAGCGTGCCTGGTATGGCATGTTCCCGCAGCTGGGCGCGCCGATCGGCTTCCTGCTGTCGGGCGGCATCTTCCTGATCCTGACCCAGACCATGGGCGACGAACAGTTCTTCGCCTGGGGCTGGCGCATTCCCTTCCTGTCGAGCGCCATCCTCGTCATTGTTGGCCTGTACGTGCGCCTGAAAATCCACGAGACGCCCGACTTCCAGGCCGTGCTCGACAAGGGCGAACGCGTGAAGGTGCCGTTTGTCACCGTGTTCAAGGAGCATGGCCGCGCGCTGCTGCTGGGCACCCTGATGGCGACCTCGACCTTCGTCCTGTTCTACCTGCTGACCGTGTTCGCGCTGAGCTGGGGCACGACCGGCCTGCACTATTCGCGTACCCAGTTCCTGCTGCTGCAGCTGGGCGCCGTGTGCTTCTTCGGCTTCCTGATCCCGCCTTCGGCCATCATCGCCGACCGCTTCGGCCGCCGCGCCGCCATGATCGGGGTGACGGTCGCGATCATGGTGTTCGGCCTGACCTTCGGCGCGCTGTTCGTCGCCGACGACCTGGTGAAGGCAGGCCTGTTCCTGGTGATCGGCCTGTCGCTGATGGGCCTGACCTACGGACCGCTCGGCACGCTGCTGGCCGAACTGTTCCCGCCGGCGGTGCGCTATACGGGTTCTTCGCTGACCTTCAACCTGGCCGGCATCCTGGGCGCCTCGCTGGCACCGTATGTGGCGACCGCGCTGGCGAAGAATTACGGGATCGAATACGTCGGGTATTACCTGACGGGTGCGGCGGTGCTGAGCCTGATCGCGCTGTTGCTGGTGAAGAGCCCGGCGCGCCAGCCGGAGGTGGCGCGGGTTTGA
- a CDS encoding App1 family protein, translating to MPEPGHLPIPMTEPRIETAYLILSPAGLAEVAARAAPGATVYLNPGLASDSELARLRQAGVQVQLLPRALPAALSGEFERALQAAGIAPHRLWIEHPPAAREAVAVAAAPRRLDEAAQAPALHDRLADAAGQFATRALRRLRRLGSDHPLLVLPYLGFGNANKLWIKGRVLDEASFREQTGQDSSWSNLVALYRRLESDEVAGARVTAHFDGRSWETVTDSGGYFEFEILPSSPLAGGAHRVDLELPDSLGADGQPVRASAEAFVPAASARFGIISDIDDTVLWTNVTNKLNMALMLARTNAHTRKPFKGVAAFYRALRDGASGNEDNPLFYVSSSPWHLFGFLVDFLRLQGIPVGPLLLRELGMRDVFKLTKHGNHKLEKIELILRFYPGMQFVLIGDSGEKDPEIYAEIVRRHPQAVRMIYIRNVNPDPVRIEALDRLIEEVSTTGTQLILAPDSVFAASHAAAEGLIKVDRLAGVRSDKKEDDKLLPSG from the coding sequence ATGCCTGAACCTGGCCACCTGCCGATACCGATGACCGAACCGCGCATTGAAACCGCCTACCTGATCCTGAGCCCTGCCGGCCTTGCCGAGGTCGCCGCACGCGCCGCACCCGGCGCCACCGTCTATCTGAATCCGGGCCTTGCCTCCGACAGCGAGCTGGCGCGGCTGAGGCAGGCCGGCGTGCAGGTGCAGCTGTTGCCGCGCGCCCTGCCCGCCGCCTTGTCCGGGGAGTTCGAACGCGCGTTGCAGGCTGCGGGAATTGCCCCGCACCGGCTCTGGATCGAGCACCCGCCCGCCGCGCGCGAGGCCGTAGCCGTGGCCGCAGCGCCGCGGCGCCTGGACGAAGCGGCGCAAGCGCCTGCCCTGCACGACCGCCTGGCCGACGCGGCCGGGCAGTTCGCCACCCGCGCCCTGCGCCGCCTGCGCCGGCTGGGCAGCGACCACCCCCTGCTGGTGCTGCCCTATCTCGGTTTTGGCAACGCGAACAAACTCTGGATCAAGGGCCGCGTGCTCGACGAGGCGAGTTTTCGCGAGCAGACCGGCCAGGACAGCAGCTGGAGCAACCTGGTCGCCCTCTACCGCCGGCTCGAATCGGACGAGGTGGCCGGCGCGCGCGTGACCGCGCATTTCGACGGCCGCAGCTGGGAAACCGTGACCGACAGCGGCGGCTATTTCGAGTTCGAGATCCTGCCCTCCTCCCCGCTCGCCGGCGGCGCGCACCGCGTCGACCTGGAACTGCCGGACTCGCTCGGCGCCGACGGCCAACCGGTGCGCGCCTCGGCCGAGGCTTTCGTGCCGGCCGCGAGCGCCCGCTTCGGAATCATCAGCGACATCGACGACACGGTTCTGTGGACCAATGTCACCAACAAGCTGAACATGGCGCTGATGCTGGCGCGTACCAACGCCCACACGCGCAAGCCCTTCAAGGGGGTGGCCGCTTTCTACCGGGCCCTGCGCGACGGCGCGAGCGGGAACGAGGACAATCCGCTGTTCTATGTGTCGTCCAGTCCCTGGCACCTGTTCGGCTTCCTGGTCGACTTCCTGCGCCTGCAGGGCATCCCGGTCGGTCCGCTGCTGCTGCGCGAGCTGGGCATGCGCGACGTGTTCAAGCTCACCAAGCACGGCAACCACAAGCTGGAGAAGATCGAACTGATCCTGCGTTTTTATCCGGGCATGCAGTTTGTGCTGATCGGCGACAGCGGGGAGAAGGATCCGGAGATCTATGCCGAGATCGTGCGGCGCCATCCGCAGGCGGTACGGATGATCTATATCCGCAACGTGAACCCCGACCCGGTGCGGATCGAGGCGCTCGACAGGCTGATCGAGGAGGTCAGCACCACCGGCACCCAGCTGATCCTGGCGCCGGACAGCGTCTTCGCGGCCTCGCATGCGGCGGCGGAGGGGCTGATCAAGGTCGACCGGCTCGCCGGGGTGCGCTCGGACAAGAAGGAAGACGACAAGCTGCTGCCGTCGGGTTGA
- a CDS encoding endonuclease/exonuclease/phosphatase family protein: MSFAIIASLVVLIVIATLMPLSRHTEWWVRDLDFPRLQIACVALGVLLVKTIVLDWDETETYILAAATLACLAYQAWWILPYTRPWPNEVKRAVGGAPGDRIRILTANVLTPNRNTGALIALIREHKPDVFVTLETDQWWQERLDVLEAAYPHSMKCPLDNLYGMHVYSKLPLEDKAIQFLVEDDIPSMHALVVLPSGRKVRMHFLHPAPPSPTEHDESTERDAELLVVAKSVAGLDTPVIVAGDLNDVAWSTTTRLFRKISGLLDPRIGRGMFNTFHADHWFLRWPLDHLFHSRHFTLGFIRRLPHFGSDHFPMLVELVYDHARGADQEGLEADAQDHALAEEKIAAEPVTVDDVHEPQA; the protein is encoded by the coding sequence ATGTCTTTCGCCATCATCGCAAGCCTGGTCGTACTGATTGTGATCGCCACCCTGATGCCGCTGTCGCGTCACACCGAATGGTGGGTGCGCGACCTGGATTTCCCGCGCCTGCAGATCGCATGCGTGGCGCTCGGCGTCCTGCTCGTCAAGACGATTGTCCTCGACTGGGACGAGACCGAAACCTATATCCTGGCCGCCGCGACCCTCGCCTGCCTGGCCTACCAGGCCTGGTGGATCCTGCCCTACACCCGGCCCTGGCCGAACGAGGTGAAACGGGCGGTCGGCGGCGCGCCGGGCGACCGCATCCGCATCCTGACCGCGAACGTCCTCACGCCCAACCGGAATACCGGCGCACTGATCGCGCTGATCCGCGAGCACAAGCCGGATGTCTTCGTCACCCTGGAGACCGACCAGTGGTGGCAGGAGCGGCTCGACGTGCTCGAAGCCGCCTATCCGCACTCGATGAAATGTCCGCTCGACAACCTGTACGGCATGCACGTCTATTCGAAGCTGCCGCTCGAGGACAAGGCGATCCAGTTCCTGGTCGAGGACGACATCCCGTCGATGCACGCGCTGGTCGTGCTTCCTTCAGGGCGCAAGGTGCGCATGCACTTCCTGCACCCGGCGCCGCCGAGCCCCACGGAACACGACGAATCGACCGAGCGCGACGCCGAGCTGCTGGTGGTGGCGAAAAGCGTGGCCGGGCTGGACACGCCGGTGATCGTCGCGGGCGACCTGAACGACGTGGCATGGTCGACCACGACCCGGCTGTTCCGCAAGATCAGCGGGCTGCTCGACCCGCGCATCGGGCGCGGCATGTTCAACACCTTCCACGCCGACCACTGGTTCCTGCGCTGGCCGCTGGACCACCTGTTCCACAGCCGCCACTTCACCCTCGGCTTCATCCGCCGTTTGCCGCATTTCGGTTCGGACCACTTCCCGATGCTGGTCGAACTGGTCTACGACCATGCGCGCGGCGCCGACCAGGAGGGGCTGGAGGCCGATGCGCAAGACCATGCGCTGGCCGAGGAGAAGATCGCCGCCGAGCCGGTGACGGTCGACGACGTGCACGAGCCGCAGGCGTGA
- a CDS encoding DUF481 domain-containing protein, with product MKPFPLYALALLGLAHFPAHADGAADELPTIGSIHSALKVARPETIPEGSWFTSAELGAISTSGNTTGTSISGKIDARHETADWSNEYIVSGFFKEDEITDDDGERYRTRSAERWTASAKAAYKLMKEGSRAFVLGSHVNDKFGAYTRYTSFAVGHGSQLYNTADKALDVEIGPGYFSGERETGERESGMTVRGAARFRWQVSPSAAFVQTVSVERGTSNVHSIAESALSTKINDTMQMKAAFSARNDTNVPVDKKNLDTQTSLTLVYSF from the coding sequence ATGAAACCATTCCCGCTGTACGCCCTGGCCCTGCTCGGCCTGGCCCATTTCCCCGCCCATGCAGACGGCGCCGCCGACGAGCTGCCCACCATCGGCAGCATCCACAGCGCCCTGAAGGTGGCGCGTCCCGAGACGATTCCCGAGGGCAGCTGGTTCACCTCGGCCGAACTGGGTGCGATCAGTACCTCGGGCAATACCACCGGCACCTCGATCAGCGGCAAGATCGACGCCCGCCACGAGACCGCCGACTGGAGCAACGAATACATCGTCAGCGGCTTCTTCAAGGAAGACGAGATCACGGACGACGACGGTGAACGCTACCGCACCCGCTCGGCCGAGCGCTGGACCGCGTCGGCCAAGGCCGCCTACAAGCTGATGAAGGAAGGTTCGCGCGCCTTCGTGCTGGGTTCGCACGTGAACGACAAGTTCGGCGCCTACACGCGCTACACCTCGTTCGCGGTCGGCCACGGCTCGCAGCTCTACAATACTGCGGACAAGGCGCTCGACGTCGAAATCGGTCCGGGCTATTTCAGCGGCGAGCGCGAAACGGGCGAGCGTGAGAGCGGCATGACGGTGCGCGGCGCCGCGCGTTTCCGCTGGCAGGTGAGCCCCTCGGCCGCTTTCGTGCAGACCGTCAGCGTCGAGCGCGGCACCTCGAACGTGCACTCGATCGCCGAATCGGCCCTGTCCACCAAGATCAACGACACGATGCAGATGAAGGCCGCCTTCTCCGCCCGCAACGACACCAACGTGCCGGTCGACAAGAAGAACCTCGATACCCAGACTTCGCTGACGCTGGTGTATTCGTTCTGA
- a CDS encoding NCS2 family permease, with protein sequence MLDNYFKLSESGTDVRTELLAGLTTFLTMAYIIFVNPSILGDAGMPKEAVFVATCLVAALGSAVMGLYANYPIGMAPGMGLNAYFAYAVVLGMGVAWPAALGAVFISGCLFILVSVLGLRGMIVNGIPHSLRVAITVGLGMFLALIALKNAGIVVGSEPTLVKAGDLHKPQAIMAILGFLLIVTLDRLKVRGAILIGIIVVTILSFFFGGNTFHGIFSAPPSIDPTLLKLDIRGALSVGIINVVLVFFLVELFDATGTLMGVASRAGLLVEGKMERLNKALLADSGAIVAGSMLGTSSTTAYIESAAGVQAGGRTGLTALAVAVLFLACLFIAPLAGVVPAYATAPALLFVACLMLRDLGDIEWGDTTESIPAAITALVIPFTYSIAEGIAFGFITYAALKLTTGRARDVKPVVWVIAALFIFKIVYIGT encoded by the coding sequence ATGCTCGACAACTACTTCAAACTCAGCGAAAGCGGCACCGACGTCCGCACCGAACTGCTCGCCGGCCTGACCACCTTCCTGACGATGGCCTACATCATTTTCGTCAACCCCTCGATCCTCGGCGACGCCGGAATGCCGAAGGAAGCGGTATTCGTGGCAACCTGCCTCGTGGCCGCCCTCGGCAGCGCGGTGATGGGCCTGTACGCCAACTACCCGATCGGCATGGCGCCCGGCATGGGCCTGAACGCCTATTTCGCCTACGCCGTCGTGCTCGGCATGGGCGTGGCCTGGCCGGCGGCGCTGGGCGCCGTGTTCATTTCGGGCTGCCTGTTCATCCTGGTGTCCGTGCTGGGCCTGCGCGGCATGATCGTCAACGGCATCCCGCATTCGCTGCGGGTGGCCATCACCGTCGGCCTCGGCATGTTCCTGGCCCTGATCGCGCTGAAGAACGCCGGCATCGTCGTCGGCAGCGAGCCGACCCTGGTCAAGGCGGGCGACCTGCACAAGCCGCAGGCCATCATGGCGATCCTCGGCTTCCTCCTGATCGTGACCCTCGACCGCCTGAAGGTGCGCGGCGCGATCCTGATCGGCATCATCGTCGTCACCATCCTCTCATTCTTCTTCGGTGGTAACACCTTCCACGGCATCTTCTCGGCGCCGCCCTCGATCGATCCGACCCTGCTGAAGCTCGACATCCGGGGTGCCCTGTCGGTCGGCATCATCAACGTGGTGCTGGTGTTCTTCCTGGTCGAACTGTTCGACGCGACCGGCACCCTGATGGGCGTGGCCAGCCGCGCCGGCCTGCTGGTTGAAGGCAAGATGGAGCGCCTCAACAAGGCACTGCTGGCCGACAGCGGTGCCATCGTCGCCGGCTCGATGCTCGGCACCTCGAGCACCACGGCCTATATCGAGAGCGCGGCCGGCGTGCAGGCGGGTGGACGTACCGGGCTGACCGCCCTGGCGGTGGCGGTGCTGTTCCTGGCCTGCCTGTTCATCGCGCCGCTGGCCGGCGTGGTGCCGGCCTATGCCACGGCCCCGGCCCTGCTGTTCGTCGCCTGCCTGATGCTGCGCGACCTGGGCGACATCGAATGGGGCGACACCACCGAGAGCATTCCCGCCGCGATCACCGCACTGGTGATCCCGTTCACCTATTCGATCGCGGAAGGCATCGCCTTCGGCTTCATCACCTATGCGGCGCTGAAGCTGACCACGGGCCGGGCGCGCGATGTCAAACCCGTCGTCTGGGTGATCGCGGCGCTGTTCATTTTCAAGATCGTGTACATCGGCACCTGA
- a CDS encoding hybrid sensor histidine kinase/response regulator, with protein sequence MQIRAYLYLMAAAILVPVILFAGFALRLIEGAETDLERARVVRAADRVALLVDAELAATRSALRVLAASPSLARGDLDAFYEEAKAATGSPDAWGVLLDENGRMLFNTLAPSGAALPQEALPPFLSSVLAAQRPFVTELIPGYVSGRMMTAVGMPVSAGGRRYVLGVAYGAEHFRRLLAEAGTRPDWQLDILDRAGKLVASNLGSAELVGQEAPAALAAAATRSREGMLGLALRNGGEGTVAFSRLPDSGWLVAVGAPAASLIAPPGGARRAAALALVAALLGAAAVSASFGRGHARAIRSALEAASSLGRGELPPQRRSRIVEIDRLLAALRQAGSELRRTQATRDSAGSERQSQLEHAQLARQRAEEENRAKDQFLAMLGHELRNPLAPIGTAAQLLKMPDLDSHRARYAADVIGRQVEHMNRLLSDMLDVSRVTRGLVTLNLEDVDLRNIVERAVEQTRPLMEERQHRLELRLPSQAVMVRGDQTRLTQVVANLLTNSAKYTPPHGAIQLSLGSAGNEATLSVADDGEGITPDLLPRVFDLFSQGERKADRAQGGLGLGLALVRSLVQLHGGEVDASSPGSGGGSIFTVHLPLKHELAALAAPAPNPRRGRDSVRDPARNSAPPALPAALRVMLVDDNIDAAVSLSLLLEAAGDHLVSTYYDAASALEWAAFERPDVFILDIGLPDMNGYELARRLRAMPEFADTLLIALTGYGQLADKVRAREAGFDLHIAKPAEPEEILAALATVKVAGETERVE encoded by the coding sequence ATGCAAATCCGTGCCTACCTGTATCTGATGGCTGCGGCAATCCTGGTCCCGGTGATCCTCTTCGCCGGATTCGCGCTGCGCCTGATCGAAGGCGCGGAAACCGACCTGGAGCGGGCCAGGGTGGTCCGCGCGGCCGATCGCGTCGCCCTGCTGGTCGACGCCGAACTGGCCGCCACCCGGAGTGCGCTGCGCGTGCTGGCCGCCTCGCCCAGCCTGGCGCGCGGCGACCTCGACGCCTTCTACGAAGAAGCGAAAGCGGCCACCGGCAGTCCCGACGCATGGGGGGTGCTGCTCGACGAGAACGGGCGCATGTTGTTCAACACGCTCGCCCCCAGCGGCGCAGCGCTGCCCCAGGAAGCACTTCCCCCTTTCCTTTCCTCGGTACTGGCTGCGCAGCGTCCTTTCGTCACCGAGCTCATTCCGGGCTACGTCAGCGGCCGCATGATGACGGCCGTCGGCATGCCGGTGAGCGCCGGCGGACGGCGCTACGTGCTGGGGGTGGCTTACGGCGCCGAGCATTTCCGCCGCCTGCTGGCCGAAGCCGGGACGCGGCCCGACTGGCAGCTCGACATCCTCGACCGCGCCGGCAAGCTGGTCGCATCGAACCTCGGGTCGGCCGAGCTGGTGGGCCAGGAAGCGCCGGCGGCGCTCGCCGCGGCCGCCACCCGTTCGCGCGAGGGCATGCTCGGGCTGGCGCTGCGCAATGGCGGCGAGGGCACGGTCGCCTTCAGCCGGTTGCCGGACTCCGGATGGCTGGTCGCGGTCGGGGCGCCTGCCGCGTCGCTCATCGCGCCGCCCGGCGGCGCGCGGCGCGCGGCGGCGCTGGCCCTGGTTGCGGCCCTGCTCGGGGCCGCCGCGGTCTCGGCCTCGTTCGGCCGCGGCCATGCGCGCGCCATCCGCAGCGCACTCGAGGCGGCAAGCAGCCTGGGGCGCGGCGAACTGCCGCCCCAGCGGCGCTCGCGCATCGTCGAGATCGACCGCCTGCTGGCGGCGTTGCGCCAGGCCGGCAGCGAGCTGCGCCGCACCCAGGCCACGCGCGACTCGGCCGGCAGCGAACGCCAGTCCCAGCTCGAGCACGCCCAGCTGGCGCGCCAGAGGGCGGAGGAGGAAAACCGCGCCAAGGACCAGTTCCTGGCCATGCTCGGACACGAATTGCGCAACCCGCTCGCACCGATCGGCACCGCGGCCCAGCTGCTGAAAATGCCCGACCTCGACAGCCACCGCGCGCGCTATGCCGCCGACGTGATCGGGCGCCAGGTCGAACACATGAACCGCCTGCTCTCCGACATGCTCGACGTCTCGCGCGTGACGCGCGGCCTGGTAACCCTGAACCTGGAAGACGTCGACCTGCGCAATATCGTCGAGCGCGCCGTCGAGCAGACCCGGCCGCTGATGGAGGAACGCCAGCATCGCCTCGAACTGCGCCTGCCGTCGCAGGCGGTGATGGTGCGCGGCGACCAGACCCGCCTGACCCAGGTGGTGGCCAACCTGCTGACGAATTCGGCCAAATACACGCCGCCGCACGGCGCGATCCAGCTGTCGCTGGGCAGCGCCGGCAACGAAGCCACCCTGAGCGTGGCCGACGACGGCGAAGGCATCACCCCCGACCTCCTGCCGCGCGTGTTCGACCTGTTTTCCCAGGGCGAGCGCAAGGCCGACCGCGCACAGGGCGGACTCGGACTGGGCCTGGCCCTGGTGCGCAGCCTGGTGCAGCTGCACGGCGGGGAGGTCGACGCCAGCAGCCCCGGAAGCGGCGGCGGCAGCATCTTCACCGTGCACCTGCCGCTCAAGCACGAACTGGCGGCGCTCGCGGCGCCGGCGCCGAACCCGCGCCGCGGCCGCGATTCGGTCCGCGATCCGGCGCGCAACAGCGCGCCGCCCGCGCTGCCGGCGGCCTTGCGCGTGATGCTGGTCGACGACAATATCGATGCCGCGGTCAGCCTGTCGCTGCTGCTGGAGGCGGCCGGCGACCACCTGGTATCGACCTATTACGACGCCGCCAGCGCGCTCGAATGGGCCGCCTTCGAGCGCCCCGACGTGTTCATCCTCGACATCGGCCTGCCCGACATGAACGGCTACGAGCTGGCGCGGCGCCTGCGCGCGATGCCCGAGTTCGCCGACACGCTGTTGATCGCGCTGACCGGCTACGGCCAGCTGGCCGACAAGGTAAGGGCGCGCGAAGCCGGCTTCGACCTGCACATCGCCAAACCGGCCGAGCCGGAGGAGATCCTGGCGGCACTGGCGACGGTCAAGGTCGCCGGCGAGACCGAGCGCGTGGAATAG
- a CDS encoding glycosyltransferase family 1 protein yields MPTLIVFCHLRWDFVFQRPQHLMTRLAEHYQILFVEEPVHSEGPAHLQKTTVAPNITVCRPHTPIQNTWGFHDDQLPTMQRLLADLVPEGERPVVWFYTPMALPLLQGFNPSLVVYDCMDELAAFKNPPKQLLQRESALLNIADLVFTGGPSLYEAKKDRHANAHCFSSSVDAKHFRKALDASISHPDQAHIAGPRLGFYGVIDERFDTELVRQMAAAHPEWQIVLVGPVVKIDPAELPRADNVHYMGQRNYDELPKFLAGWDVCLLPFAMNDSTKFISPTKVLEYMAAEKLSVSTPITDVKVPYGDVVAIASTADEYIAACERMLAASEDEKAKLIERMRDIVANTSWDKTAGRMHELISTTAPGKARSAAAAVLEAGTAARVSPLPVAQKSAA; encoded by the coding sequence ATGCCGACCCTGATCGTGTTTTGCCACCTGCGCTGGGACTTCGTCTTCCAACGCCCACAACATCTGATGACGCGCCTGGCGGAACACTACCAGATTCTGTTTGTCGAGGAACCCGTCCACAGCGAGGGTCCCGCCCACCTGCAAAAGACGACCGTCGCGCCGAACATCACGGTGTGCCGCCCGCATACGCCGATCCAGAACACCTGGGGTTTCCACGACGACCAGCTGCCGACCATGCAGCGCCTGCTGGCCGACCTGGTGCCCGAAGGCGAGCGTCCGGTGGTGTGGTTCTATACCCCGATGGCGCTGCCGCTGCTGCAGGGCTTCAATCCTTCTCTGGTCGTCTACGACTGCATGGACGAACTGGCCGCCTTCAAGAACCCGCCGAAGCAGCTGCTGCAGCGCGAATCGGCCCTGCTCAACATCGCCGACCTGGTCTTCACCGGTGGCCCAAGCCTGTACGAAGCCAAGAAGGACCGCCACGCGAACGCCCACTGCTTCTCGAGCAGCGTCGACGCCAAGCATTTCCGCAAGGCCCTGGACGCCTCGATCTCGCATCCGGACCAGGCACACATCGCCGGTCCGCGCCTGGGTTTCTACGGCGTGATCGACGAGCGCTTCGACACCGAGCTGGTGCGCCAGATGGCCGCCGCCCACCCGGAATGGCAGATCGTGCTGGTCGGCCCGGTCGTGAAAATCGATCCGGCCGAACTCCCGCGCGCCGACAACGTCCACTACATGGGCCAGCGCAACTATGACGAACTGCCGAAGTTCCTGGCCGGCTGGGACGTCTGCCTGCTGCCGTTCGCGATGAACGATTCGACCAAGTTCATCAGCCCGACCAAGGTGCTCGAATACATGGCCGCCGAAAAGCTCAGCGTCAGCACCCCGATCACCGACGTCAAGGTGCCGTACGGCGACGTCGTCGCGATCGCCTCGACCGCGGACGAGTACATCGCCGCCTGCGAACGGATGCTGGCCGCGAGCGAAGACGAAAAAGCGAAGCTGATCGAGCGCATGCGCGACATCGTCGCCAACACCTCGTGGGACAAGACTGCCGGCCGCATGCACGAGCTGATCAGCACCACCGCGCCGGGCAAGGCCCGCTCGGCCGCTGCCGCCGTGCTCGAAGCCGGCACCGCCGCCCGCGTCAGCCCGCTGCCGGTCGCACAGAAGTCCGCCGCCTGA